ATCAGCGCTGTCATGAGGTTGCATTAATACAGTCAGGGATTTTCCGCTCCTTTTATAGTAGCGTCAATAAAGAGGATATTACGTATTGTTTCCGCTTTCCGAATACTTGGATAGCGGCCTACTCCTCTTTCATTACGGGCGGACCAAGTGTAGAGAACATGCAGGCGATTACACCTGTTGAACTATGGGTGATCAGAAAAAATATCATTAACAAGCTTGCCTCCAATAATCTGAAATGGATGACGTACCTTAAAATGATTGCTGAAGAGCAATATCTCGAGCTCGAAAAACGTGTCTTTCAATTACAAAAAGAGACCGCGTCACAACGTTATGCTAATTTAATCAAAGATCATCCAGCGTTTATTCAACAGCTTCCTTTACACTATCTTGCGTCTTACTTAGGTATCACACAACGTCATTTAAGTCGCATTCGCAATCAGATCTCTTTTTAGACATTTGTCCTATAACAACAGTATTCGTATGACTATTTTTGTGCTATAATACAAGGTCATGGACAAAAAAATACTTATTATCAATGGACACCCAAATCGGGAGTCTTTCAATTTTGCCATTGCAAATACTTATCAAAAAAGTGCAGAAGCGTCCGGAGCTGTTGTACGAACGATCCATATCATCGACCTAGACTTCAATCCAAATCTTCAATTTGGTTATCGCAAACGGACTGAACTTGAACAAGACCTACAGCTTGCCTGGGAAGACATCCTATGGGCCGATCACCTGGTGTGGGTACATCCCGTTTGGTGGGGTGGCCTCCCCGCCTTGATGAAAGGCTTTATTGATCGACTCTTTTTACCTGGAATGGCATTTCAATACCGTGAAAACTCGCTTTTTTGGGACAAATTATTAAAAGGTAAGTCCGCTCGAATCATTACGACACTTGATCAGCCGAGTTGGTATTACACGCTGATATACGGTAGTCCCAGCGTTAATCAACTAAAAAAATCAACATTGCAATTTTGTGGAATATCACCCGTAAAAGTCACCTACATAGGCATTATCAAAACTTCGGATTCAATTCAGCGGGACAAATGGCTACATAAAGTACAGCAGCTCGGTTACAGACAGGCATAAGCTCAATCCGATGAATTTGCCGAATCTTTAAAAGAGAGGGTGGTGATTAATTTTTATCCAACCGCAAGTTCGGATCCATTTCAGCTTACCAGCGGTACTGCATTCTAGCTGTAAATACATCATCTTTAAGATCTGCTGAAAAGTTTGGCAAACTTGTCGCTTCATTGGTGACATGTTCATTATAGACCGTAAACTTGAGTCTATTGCTAAACTGATAAGCGAGTCCATAGCCAAGTGTACTAAACTTGACATCACCATCAGCCGTAAAATTACCGGCCATGCCAATCGTTGAACCACTTGCTTTGGTATTTGGGTCATATACATCGTATGCAACCATTGCAGTAAATCCTGTACGCCCGATTTCCTGTGTTAACCAAAGGTAGTAACCGTTGAATTTGCGTTGATAAAGGTCTGTTGTCGGTTGTGCTGTAAAACTTCTACTCGCATAAGGACCTTTGATATCTACACCACCTGCAACACCAGGCTGATCACCAGCAACATATTCTGTTTTAAAGCTAGACTTACCGAAGCTGTTATCAAGCTCGAGTTGTAAGTTTGCCCCATAATAATTTCTACCGATGGCTTTGCCCTCATTTTCATCGCTGGTATGCGCACTGTATCCGTTATTGTTGGCCGTATAGTAAGTTTTGGTATCGTTACGGACAGAACCCTTATAAAACGAACCACCGAATCCAAAATGGATTTTTTTATCCGCAAGACTATCGAATTTAAAAGCTAGATTACCGATCAGATCTTTTTTTGAATCATAATCTTTAGCGGAATGCCCGCTGCCGTTAACCAATGCTAAATCGAGGTTCAGAAATTTAGCTTTACCTCCCGGATGGTAGCTAACCATCCCCCCTAGGTCACGTTCTCGAGGCATCAACGTTTGAAATACCCGTGCCCTTTCAGGGAAATCCCGATATCCTGAAGAATATACGATGGAGTATCCAAATGGTCTATTAAAAAGACCAGCAGTCAAACTCAGGCCTTTCTGGCTAGGGTGTCGTAACTGGATAAATGCATCCATTAGCTGTACTCCATCCTGGGTTGCATCCAACTGGAATACAATACTGGAGTAAGTGTCTACACGGTCGATTTTAAGACGCCCCCTGCGGATCATAAATCTATTGTCCGAATTCTTTGAAAAATCACCTCCCGAATAAGAAGTTATTCCGGGGGACTGCGCCTTTTGAAACTGTGTCTGAAGGTATCCCGTGATTTTGATATCATGTGGGTCGTAGCTAGAAGGCGCATTATTATTTTGCGCAAGCGCTGCAACAGGACTTATCAGAGCTGAGAGTAAAAGTGCTTTTTTCATGAGAATTTTGAATAAATTGTCTTTTTCGCTTGTGATGACACGATACCAATAGAATCATTTTTCCTTCTTCTATCACATCATCTTTTTAATGGCGTAAAAATAGATTCCCAATATTAAGTTAATATTAATAAATTGTTAGTCTATTAATTTATATACATAAAATTAATGATTTGGTAATAAACGACCTATTTATAAAAGCCATGGGATTGAATATTTCCACGTCATACGTATTATCTTCAAAATAAAATGGCCGGTACAAGTTGTATCGGCCATTTTATCGTAAAGATTAGCAGCTAAAATTATTCTAATCCCTTATTGTAATCACTTTCGCGAAGTGGGATAGACCACGTCCATTTGTTTTTATCTTGAGGATTGATGGTAACCGCCAATGATGTCAAGAAATTACCGCCGTTTGCAAATGCATTGCGAACAATAGGATCTCCCCATCGCTTCATATCAAACCAGTCAAATCCTTCACCCCAAAGTTCAATCGCGCGATACAGTTTAATTTCCTTTAGTAATGCAACACCGGTTCTTGTACAGTTGTAATTAGCATCTCTGCCAGATGTAGCATTTAAAGCGTTCAAAGTTGATTGAATCTCGGAAGCTGGTTTATTTTGAAAATACTTTGCTTCAGCCTCTATTAGAT
The genomic region above belongs to Sphingobacterium zeae and contains:
- a CDS encoding Crp/Fnr family transcriptional regulator, with translation MIATYFRSIGLFEEEEINQIVDLFEYKKLNKNDFFIKENQRCHEVALIQSGIFRSFYSSVNKEDITYCFRFPNTWIAAYSSFITGGPSVENMQAITPVELWVIRKNIINKLASNNLKWMTYLKMIAEEQYLELEKRVFQLQKETASQRYANLIKDHPAFIQQLPLHYLASYLGITQRHLSRIRNQISF
- a CDS encoding NAD(P)H-dependent oxidoreductase, encoding MDKKILIINGHPNRESFNFAIANTYQKSAEASGAVVRTIHIIDLDFNPNLQFGYRKRTELEQDLQLAWEDILWADHLVWVHPVWWGGLPALMKGFIDRLFLPGMAFQYRENSLFWDKLLKGKSARIITTLDQPSWYYTLIYGSPSVNQLKKSTLQFCGISPVKVTYIGIIKTSDSIQRDKWLHKVQQLGYRQA
- a CDS encoding porin, yielding MKKALLLSALISPVAALAQNNNAPSSYDPHDIKITGYLQTQFQKAQSPGITSYSGGDFSKNSDNRFMIRRGRLKIDRVDTYSSIVFQLDATQDGVQLMDAFIQLRHPSQKGLSLTAGLFNRPFGYSIVYSSGYRDFPERARVFQTLMPRERDLGGMVSYHPGGKAKFLNLDLALVNGSGHSAKDYDSKKDLIGNLAFKFDSLADKKIHFGFGGSFYKGSVRNDTKTYYTANNNGYSAHTSDENEGKAIGRNYYGANLQLELDNSFGKSSFKTEYVAGDQPGVAGGVDIKGPYASRSFTAQPTTDLYQRKFNGYYLWLTQEIGRTGFTAMVAYDVYDPNTKASGSTIGMAGNFTADGDVKFSTLGYGLAYQFSNRLKFTVYNEHVTNEATSLPNFSADLKDDVFTARMQYRW